Genomic window (Tenrec ecaudatus isolate mTenEca1 chromosome 16, mTenEca1.hap1, whole genome shotgun sequence):
AGGTACCTTGGTTAACTAGAATATGTGGGCTGTTTTAGGATGCCGTGGCTGTGGAAGATGTGGTTGTGGACTTTTCCCCAGAAGAGTGGGCCTTGCTGGATCGTTCTCAGAGAAAACTCTATAGGCATGTGATGGAGGAGACTttcagaaacctggcctcagtaggtatggaTCCACTTCTCTTTAAATGTAGAGTGATCAAATCAGTCATACACGTTGTTATTACTCTAGTATGTGGTCCTGATCATGGGAAAACCTTGTTATGTCAGGCAAACACAGTCATTTTCACTCAACTGCTTGCATATCATGGCTTCCTCATGAACAGAAAGCTCTCAGTATTAAACTAAATTTTTATTGCATTTGTGACTAAGAGCCTTAAGTTTAAGTGCAGTAAATATGCACATTGACCTTCCTTGGTGTACAATGGATGCATCTGTTCTATTCCTTGTAAGCACTGTGTTTTAGTAAATGTTTGACGTTATGTTGATTTTCCTGTCAATGAATTCACCCTTGTCAAAACTCCAACCTTGGAGTGTCAGCGAAGTGTTGCTGTTTGAGCGTTTCTGTATGTGTCGTTTTCAGAGTAACGGAACTGTTGTCATCATACGAAGTCACAAAGATATGCTTGtgaatttgcattttattttgattATCTCCAGTTTATTAGGATCTACACAAACAAGTACCCTTGCCAAGTCActtaaacacaagtgaacatttttctgatattctctgctttgagccaagagccatctgacaccaACAATGATATCTCTTTTTCAAATTGCTGAATCTGGCGAGTCTCTCACGAATCTCCCAGTCAGTGAACTGGTGCAGCAATTGTTGGTTGATCTTCAGGAACATTTTACTTGATTTGGTAACAGTGACATTGTTTTGTCGTTTGAACATTCTATTCAGTTGCATTTTTTTAACTGTTTATCAAATTGGAATATTGTcagtttcttcagctttatcttgaatttacatatgagaaattgatgatcTGATCCTCAGTCAGCCAGAGCTTCTCCATCACTTCATCCCACATATGTAGTcatttttttcctgtggaatgtgcTGAGTACCTTTCTTTTtatgtttctctcttttttaatcattttattaggggctcatacaactcctatcacaatagttacatacatcaattgtttaaagcacatttgtacattcattgccctcatcattctcctaacatttgctctccacttaagcccctggcatcagctcctcattttttcccttctatcCCCACTCCCCTCCTGAAAATcactttcttgggggctcttacaccttttataacattccatatgtcAGTTTTATCAAGCTTatgtgtacataagttgccactgtcattctcaaaacgttttgtACTTGAACCTTGGGATAAGCTCCATATTTTTTTGCATGTGTTTTACTTTTAAGTAATGCCTGCCCTTTTTGCTTTTATATTGTGAACCACAACTTACATCATTCGGTCAGTTTCCGAAAATCTtgataatggagaaaagctgTCCACTGAAAATTCAATAGTACAATCCCTGAATAGTGGCTCCTGGCCCTCCAAGGTACGAGAAATATGTGGATTTCACGTCATTGAAGATCAGGATAACAAGCGGAACAGTCATGCACGGTGAGTGTCATTCACTCATGATCGCTGTGCTTCCGAAGGGAAAGTGAAGGCACAATGATTTCATTAACATACTTCTGTCCTGCAGGTCTTCATAACTGGGCAATGAAATGAACAGATAGATCATTCATGTGATTTTCAAGTtcacttatatatgtgtatataagtacatgtacatgcctgtgtgggTATGCACATATCCATTTGAATAGTAATATTTATTATGCGGTCTATAAACCTGTTCTGTTGAATATTATGACTCATTGGAGTGCCAGTCTGTTGAAGCCACCAAACATTGAAATTACTGCTGACTTCAAGGTATCTCTGTCAAAAGCACCAGGTATCCCTTACCACgactttactcctgtaaagagttacggctTGGAAATACACCCTGTCCATGaaacagggtcattgtgagtcaacatggactcaatGGAGTTGAGTGTACATATGTAATGTGCgactgcatatacatatatactcaaAGCTATAAAGCTTCTGATGTCTGTTCAATGAAATTTCACACTAGAAATCTTGCATAAAGTGTGTATCAGACattgaatatttaaaatatagtttaCTTATATGCAATTACAATGGCCCATATGATAGAAATGGAATAAAATGAATCAGAACATCTCTGAGATGATTTGATCTTTGAAAGTTGAAGCAATTCAAAGTAAAAAAAACATGTTTATTATGATAGTTACCATGGAATTATAATCAATAGGTATCTACCTGTTTGCGACCCTATTTAGCAGAAGATATATTGAACAGTCCGACTGTGAAATTAAGAAAAGTCAGTGTGGACAGACCTTCAACCTGATTCCAGATCTTCACATGCTCAAAAGAACTTACAATGAACCATATGCTTCATTGACCCTTCACTGTGGGAAATCCTCCGTGGACCAGTCATCATCACTGAAGCGTCATCCTGGTCTTCACTCTGAATGTGACACCTATCAGGGTGGAGAACACGGAGCAGGCCGCAGGTGTCCTTACTCCCACCGTCTTGAGAGAACGCTAACCAAAGAGAAACCTAAGGAATGTACGGACTCTGTTAACACCTTTGGTGAATCCTCAGAGATCCTTGTACATTTAAGAGGTCACAGTGAGGAGAAGCCTTTTGATAGTACGGCACATGGCAAAATTGTTCATCTTTCATCATCCTTGGGTAGGCATAAGAAAGTTAACAGAAGAGAGAGCCCTCATGAGtgtaaagaatgtgggaaaaCATTTACTCAACGGTCCAAGCTTATTTCACATAGGAGAatacacagtggagagaggcctcatgagtgtaaggaatgtgggaaaatgTTTACTCATCGGTGCAACCTTATTTCACATAGGAGAatacacagtggagagaggccttacgtATGcaaggaatgtggcaaagcctttagtAATCAACCAGCCCTCATTCAACATAggagaactcacagtggagagaggccctaTGAATGTAAGGAGTGTGGGAAAGCATTTTCTCACAAAACATCTATCATTACACATagcagaattcacagtggagaaaagccttatgaatgtaagttaTGTGGCAAAGCATTTGCTTACCTCACATCCTTCATTAAACATAACAGAacacacagtggagagaggccttatgaatgtaaggaatgtgggaaagcttttaCACAATGCACTCACCTTATTGCACAtaggagaattcacagtggagagagaccttatgaatgtaaggagtgTGGGAAAGCTTTTACTCAACACTCTCACCTTGTTGCACATACCAGAAGACACAGGGGAGAGAAGCCTTCTGTATGTGAGGagtgtggcaaagccttttttAATCAGTCAGACCTCCTTCAACATAagagaactcacagtggagagaggccctatgaatgtaaggaatgtgggaaagcattTTCTCACAAAACATCCATCATTACACATAGcagaattcatagtggagagaggccttttgaatgtaaggaatgtgggaaagcctttagtcAACACTCCCACCTTACTGCACATAggagaactcacagtggagagaggccctaTGAATGTAAGGAGTGTGGGAAAAATTTTCAGTGCCTTCCATACCTTACTGTACACAagagaactcacagtggagagaggccttatgaatgtaacaAGTGTGGGAAAACCTTTGCTCATCACTCTACCCTCACTAAACAtaggagaattcacagtggagagaaaccTTATGAATGTTTGTAGTTTTGCAAAGCCATGAGTCCTGTCTCAACCCACattccacatagaactcacaggacAGAGGCCTTGAGAATGTAAGTTTGGCAAAGACTTTGATTCCTCCTCATTCACCATGCTAATCCACAATGGAAAGAAtcctggtgcatttgaatcaatAGTGTATTTTACACATGGTGAGCTTCATCTGCCAAATAGTGTTACCTGGTCCCACCATTTTGCTCCTATTCTTCTGTGTGTTAGAAAGGCAACCGCAGCCTTGCGTGGTTCATGAAAATGTCATCCAACAGCCCCTGTGCTTAGGAGTGGGCTGACTTCTCCTGACAATGACTCTAGGTCCATAGCGGTGCCATTTTTATAAACACTCCCTTGAATCTCATCCCTGTACTGCGTCGGAGCCCCTTGAAGTCCCAGCTCAGCAATATCTTGAGTTTCTCCCACCTGGCATGCAGCATTCAGGTCGTTACTTGCCCTCCTAAGGACTTTTGATTTAACTCACTTCCCCTATTTTGTAGAAAATGTGTGAGATTTTAATGTATGTGGCCTACACAAGTTAGTCTGTGTCCGGAAATTGTTTGAGATGAATTGTTGAGAcctaaaggaaaacaaataaaatgacattttaCGAAAAGACTGAAGTTCACATTTATTTTCGATTTCAGGATTTTCAAATCACGAAGGTAAGGGGACATATGAGGGGGAATGAAAATCAACGTCTCTCCCAAACTCAGTTGACCTCCCCTTCTGCGTTGGTTCAGCGTAGTTCAAACAGGCTTCCTTCATAGGCATGTACATGGTCCCATGTCTTGCCCTTCACTGCCTGGCCACTGCTTCAATCTGTTTTCTCCGACGCAAGATTATTTCTCAGACCACAGCTTCCCCGCTTGAATTTCCATCTTTCCAGTTCAGACATAGCCTCCCACCCTTGCCAGCGTTCCTTTCACCCCTTGCATCTCACATGGCCTCTGTTGCAGT
Coding sequences:
- the LOC142428856 gene encoding uncharacterized protein LOC142428856, which gives rise to MDAVAVEDVVVDFSPEEWALLDRSQRKLYRHVMEETFRNLASVVSENLDNGEKLSTENSIVQSLNSGSWPSKVREICGFHVIEDQDNKRNSHARRRYIEQSDCEIKKSQCGQTFNLIPDLHMLKRTYNEPYASLTLHCGKSSVDQSSSLKRHPGLHSECDTYQGGEHGAGRRCPYSHRLERTLTKEKPKECTDSVNTFGESSEILVHLRGHSEEKPFDSTAHGKIVHLSSSLGRHKKVNRRESPHECKECGKTFTQRSKLISHRRIHSGERPHECKECGKMFTHRCNLISHRRIHSGERPYVCKECGKAFSNQPALIQHRRTHSGERPYECKECGKAFSHKTSIITHSRIHSGEKPYECKLCGKAFAYLTSFIKHNRTHSGERPYECKECGKAFTQCTHLIAHRRIHSGERPYECKECGKAFTQHSHLVAHTRRHRGEKPSVCEECGKAFFNQSDLLQHKRTHSGERPYECKECGKAFSHKTSIITHSRIHSGERPFECKECGKAFSQHSHLTAHRRTHSGERPYECKECGKNFQCLPYLTVHKRTHSGERPYECNKCGKTFAHHSTLTKHRRIHSGEKPYECL